In one window of Streptomyces sp. NBC_01224 DNA:
- a CDS encoding ferredoxin — protein MRLVVDLNRCQGYAQCAFLAPDVFAMHGEESLLYNPHADETQREQVLRAATACPVQAILVDDLGDASGEGVGREGLSGVR, from the coding sequence ATGAGGCTTGTCGTCGATCTCAATCGGTGTCAGGGGTACGCACAGTGCGCCTTCCTCGCACCCGATGTCTTCGCCATGCATGGCGAGGAGTCGCTGTTGTACAACCCGCACGCCGACGAGACACAGCGGGAGCAGGTGCTTCGTGCCGCCACTGCGTGTCCGGTGCAAGCGATCCTGGTGGACGACCTGGGTGACGCGTCGGGAGAAGGCGTTGGGCGAGAAGGGCTGTCCGGTGTCCGGTGA
- a CDS encoding HAMP domain-containing sensor histidine kinase, whose translation MPSDDGLGHALRRLTDLRSLRWKIAAGVAAAACAMALGIGVLVHRTTEARSMNIGRSTALRELDAAEAEFRGAPTARTPPSAPAAIYLVGDNVPDQLQKRLASAPRPMAVTWYDTRKPAQGPRMWAADRVDGTVLAVWVDMGAELRSVQALDRHMRYAALATLAVVVPLTVLAAELVLRRLRRVAGTARRIKRGDLDARTRSRSHDEIGEISSAVDLMADALQDRLHNEQRFTADVAHELRTPLTGLVTSASLLPESEATDLVRDRVQVLRALVDDLLEISRLDAGVEQADVQAVPLDELVTESVRRTGLETRITVTGHPVAETDPRRLDRIVTNLILNAHRHGATPVEVTVDGTTITVRDHGPGFPPELLAHGPQRFRTGAAERGHGHGLGLTIALGQAHVIGARLTLADTTPCGAMATLELPRHADPPAV comes from the coding sequence ATGCCGTCCGACGACGGCCTCGGCCACGCGCTGCGGCGCCTCACCGACCTGCGATCGCTGCGCTGGAAGATCGCTGCCGGGGTCGCGGCAGCGGCCTGCGCGATGGCACTGGGCATCGGGGTCCTGGTCCACCGGACCACCGAGGCCCGCTCCATGAACATCGGCCGCTCCACCGCGTTGCGTGAACTGGATGCGGCCGAAGCCGAGTTCCGGGGCGCACCGACCGCCCGGACGCCACCGTCCGCGCCTGCTGCCATCTACCTGGTCGGCGACAACGTACCGGATCAACTGCAGAAACGGCTCGCCTCCGCTCCCAGGCCCATGGCCGTGACCTGGTACGACACCCGGAAGCCGGCCCAGGGGCCGCGGATGTGGGCGGCGGACCGCGTCGACGGCACAGTGCTGGCCGTCTGGGTGGACATGGGCGCCGAGCTGCGCAGTGTCCAGGCCCTGGACCGGCACATGAGATACGCGGCTCTCGCCACGCTCGCCGTCGTCGTCCCCCTCACCGTCCTCGCCGCCGAACTGGTGCTCCGGCGACTGCGCCGGGTCGCCGGGACCGCCCGCCGCATCAAACGCGGCGACCTGGACGCCAGGACCCGAAGCCGCAGCCACGACGAGATCGGCGAAATCTCCTCCGCGGTCGACCTCATGGCGGACGCCCTGCAGGACCGGCTGCACAACGAACAGCGTTTCACCGCCGACGTCGCCCACGAACTGCGCACCCCGCTCACCGGCCTCGTCACCTCCGCGTCCCTCCTCCCGGAGAGCGAGGCCACCGACCTGGTCCGCGACCGCGTCCAGGTGCTGCGCGCCCTCGTGGACGACCTCCTGGAGATCTCCCGCCTGGACGCGGGCGTCGAGCAGGCCGACGTCCAAGCGGTACCACTCGACGAGCTGGTGACGGAATCCGTACGACGCACGGGCCTGGAGACGCGGATCACGGTGACCGGCCACCCGGTTGCCGAGACCGACCCGCGCCGCCTCGACCGCATCGTCACCAACCTGATCCTCAACGCCCACCGCCACGGCGCGACGCCGGTCGAGGTCACGGTCGACGGCACGACCATCACCGTCCGCGACCACGGCCCCGGCTTCCCCCCGGAACTCCTCGCCCACGGACCCCAGCGCTTCCGCACCGGAGCCGCCGAACGGGGCCACGGACACGGCCTCGGCCTCACCATCGCCCTCGGCCAGGCCCACGTCATCGGCGCCCGCCTCACTCTGGCCGACACCACCCCCTGCGGAGCCATGGCCACACTGGAACTGCCCCGCCACGCGGATCCACCAGCAGTCTGA
- the cseB gene encoding two-component system response regulator CseB, which yields MQQHDRDAAGQRDSSPTGPTPASAPASIPDSVHVLLVEDDEAIRRSVGMVLDRYGYQVSAAPDGLTGLEMFREGQHDLLLLDIMLPHLDGIGLCRRIRETSQAPILMMSARGDALDVVAGLEAGADDYVVKPVDTSVLVARIRTLLRRATFTAPTTAADRPVDDGLLTFRDLTVDTRGLEVRVSGRTLALTPTELRLLLEFVAAPGIALQRQTLLRKVWDYGWDGDIRVVDLAVQRLRKKIGADHIETVRGFGYKFRR from the coding sequence ATGCAGCAGCACGACCGTGACGCGGCGGGACAGCGGGACAGCAGCCCCACCGGCCCCACCCCTGCCTCCGCCCCCGCCTCCATCCCCGATTCCGTCCACGTACTGCTGGTCGAGGACGATGAAGCGATCCGCAGGTCCGTCGGGATGGTGCTGGACCGCTACGGCTATCAGGTGTCGGCGGCGCCCGACGGCCTGACGGGCCTTGAGATGTTCCGGGAAGGACAGCACGACCTGCTGCTGCTCGACATCATGCTGCCGCACCTCGACGGCATCGGACTGTGCCGCAGGATCCGTGAGACGAGCCAGGCGCCCATCCTGATGATGTCCGCGCGCGGCGACGCGCTGGACGTGGTGGCGGGGCTGGAGGCCGGTGCCGACGACTACGTCGTCAAACCCGTCGACACCAGTGTCCTGGTGGCGCGGATCCGCACCCTGCTGCGCCGGGCCACCTTCACCGCGCCCACCACGGCTGCCGACCGGCCGGTCGACGACGGTCTGCTCACCTTCCGTGACCTCACCGTCGACACCCGTGGTCTGGAAGTCCGCGTCTCCGGGCGAACGCTCGCGCTCACCCCGACCGAGCTGCGGCTGCTCCTGGAGTTCGTGGCCGCGCCGGGCATCGCCCTGCAACGGCAGACGCTCCTGCGCAAGGTGTGGGACTACGGGTGGGACGGCGACATCCGGGTGGTCGATCTGGCGGTGCAGCGGTTGCGCAAGAAGATCGGCGCCGATCACATCGAGACCGTACGTGGCTTCGGCTACAAGTTCCGGCGCTGA
- a CDS encoding endonuclease/exonuclease/phosphatase family protein has product MTALVERTGREAGARPGTGVGGTGAWRRGWLIAAAAVLSALVMVGHTRMPNGFGNPGSLLETFLPWLGVGVPVMLALAAVRRSATAGVAVLLPAVVWCSLFGGLLMDKRSAGGDLTVVSHNVNDENPDPVRTARELAASSPQLLALEELTSHTAPVYERALADTYPYHSVQGTVGLWSKYPLRDVEPVAIMPWTRALRATADTPKGPVAVYAAHLASVRVLPSVGFTTARRNEAAVKLADAVRAEPLPRVVVVGDFNGTTDDRALRPVTSQLRSAQEEAGDGFGFSWPASFPVARIDQILVKGVTPVSSRILPPTGSDHLPVAADLRL; this is encoded by the coding sequence ATGACCGCGCTGGTCGAGCGCACGGGCCGCGAGGCCGGAGCGCGACCGGGAACCGGCGTGGGCGGCACGGGCGCTTGGCGGCGCGGATGGCTGATCGCCGCGGCCGCCGTGCTGTCCGCGCTGGTCATGGTCGGGCACACCCGGATGCCGAACGGGTTCGGCAACCCCGGCAGTCTCCTTGAGACGTTCCTGCCCTGGCTCGGGGTGGGCGTGCCCGTGATGCTGGCGCTGGCGGCGGTGCGGCGGTCGGCAACCGCCGGTGTCGCGGTGCTGCTTCCGGCCGTCGTCTGGTGCTCCCTGTTCGGCGGCCTGCTCATGGACAAGCGGTCCGCCGGCGGGGATCTGACCGTGGTCAGCCACAACGTCAACGACGAGAACCCCGACCCGGTCCGGACCGCGCGTGAACTAGCTGCTTCGAGCCCTCAGTTGCTCGCCCTTGAGGAGCTGACCTCGCACACGGCACCCGTGTACGAGCGCGCCCTGGCCGACACGTATCCGTACCACTCGGTGCAGGGCACGGTCGGGCTGTGGAGCAAGTACCCGCTGCGGGATGTGGAGCCGGTCGCGATCATGCCGTGGACCCGTGCCCTGCGGGCCACGGCCGATACCCCGAAGGGGCCCGTCGCCGTCTATGCCGCCCACCTCGCGTCGGTACGGGTGCTCCCGAGCGTGGGCTTCACCACGGCGAGGCGCAACGAGGCGGCCGTGAAGCTGGCCGATGCCGTACGAGCCGAACCGCTGCCCCGGGTCGTGGTGGTGGGCGACTTCAACGGCACGACCGACGACCGCGCGCTGCGGCCGGTGACCTCTCAGCTACGGTCGGCCCAGGAGGAGGCCGGTGACGGCTTCGGCTTCAGCTGGCCCGCGTCGTTCCCGGTGGCCCGGATCGACCAGATCCTGGTGAAGGGCGTCACACCGGTCTCGTCCCGGATCCTGCCGCCCACCGGGAGCGACCACCTGCCGGTCGCGGCCGATCTGCGCCTGTGA
- a CDS encoding discoidin domain-containing protein translates to MLIVLACGVWFALPHVSGWFGFAKDETGTPEAVPPTRFRASSRAPGHPAGAAFDGFNNRYWAPSAAGPDTGVGQYLECDFEQPVRVLKLVVFSGTSVKQDEFLTQARPARITVLLTSADGSRVSKEIRVKDQPGQQTFDLRGSEIVRARLTTETTYGAGPGRRLAVAEVEFFGRRP, encoded by the coding sequence GTGCTGATCGTGTTGGCGTGCGGCGTCTGGTTCGCCCTGCCGCATGTGTCCGGCTGGTTCGGCTTCGCCAAGGACGAGACCGGGACGCCGGAGGCGGTGCCGCCCACCCGGTTCCGGGCCTCCAGCAGGGCTCCGGGCCACCCGGCGGGTGCGGCGTTCGATGGTTTCAACAATCGCTACTGGGCGCCATCGGCCGCAGGTCCCGACACCGGTGTGGGCCAGTACCTGGAGTGCGACTTCGAGCAGCCGGTACGGGTGCTGAAGCTCGTCGTCTTCTCCGGTACGTCGGTCAAGCAGGACGAATTCCTCACCCAGGCCCGCCCGGCCAGGATCACCGTACTGCTCACCTCCGCCGACGGAAGCCGGGTCAGCAAGGAGATCAGGGTCAAGGACCAGCCAGGTCAGCAGACCTTCGACCTCCGTGGTTCGGAGATCGTCCGGGCCCGCCTCACGACGGAAACCACCTATGGAGCGGGTCCCGGCCGTCGACTGGCCGTCGCCGAGGTCGAGTTCTTCGGCCGAAGGCCCTGA
- a CDS encoding putative baseplate assembly protein: MTLPSPHLDDRRFQGLVDEAKRLVQQRCPEWTDHNVSDPGVTLIEAFATMVDQLVYRVNRVPEKSYLTFLDLIGVRLHPPTAAHTDVTFRLSAPQPEPVRVRAGTEVATVRTETEEAVVFTTGRELSIVPCEFAHLATWPTSGDAVDRTEELMLGRAVPCFDTTPAPGDALYVGLSAAVPSGVVVLRLDCAVEGVGVDPLRPPLLWEAWDGSAWTVCEVEKDDTGGFNRSGELILHLPEGHTPAVVVRRTGGWLRCRLVEATPGQPTYMASPVVRRITAFTIGATVGAVHAETVTDEVLGPAEGVPGQTFTVSRPPVVPGDFVVEVADPAEGPQGTEWTRVDDFAHSGPDDRHITLDPNSGRVEFGPAVRERDGSIRYYGAVPPKGATVRVRSYRTGGGLRGNVARSTLRVLRSAIPYVARVENRRPALGGVDGETVDSARVRGPMTLRTLHRAVVPHDYELLAREVAPDASRVQCIPAGGDSDVEAGGVRLLVVPAGRSDEQGRIQFNELIPPQHTLALIAGHLDERRPIGARLVVEPPYYQGVTVVATVQARRGAVLERVREEALAALYSYFNPLSGGPGGEGWPFGRPIQSGEAFAVLQQVPGVDLVEDVRLFPADPVTGQRGEPTTKIALDRHALVFSFEHQLRVREA, encoded by the coding sequence GTGACGCTGCCCAGTCCGCATCTGGACGACCGCCGCTTCCAGGGCCTGGTCGACGAGGCGAAACGGCTCGTCCAGCAGCGCTGCCCCGAGTGGACCGACCACAATGTGTCGGACCCCGGTGTGACCCTCATCGAGGCCTTCGCGACCATGGTCGACCAGCTCGTCTACCGGGTGAACCGGGTTCCGGAGAAGAGCTATCTGACCTTCCTCGACCTGATCGGGGTCCGGCTCCACCCGCCCACGGCCGCCCACACCGATGTGACGTTCAGGCTCTCCGCACCGCAGCCCGAACCGGTACGGGTGAGGGCCGGTACGGAGGTGGCGACCGTCCGTACGGAGACCGAGGAAGCGGTCGTGTTCACGACCGGCCGTGAACTGTCCATCGTGCCGTGCGAGTTCGCCCATCTCGCCACCTGGCCGACGTCCGGCGACGCCGTCGACCGTACCGAGGAACTCATGCTCGGCCGGGCCGTCCCCTGCTTCGACACCACGCCCGCGCCCGGCGACGCCCTCTATGTGGGCCTGTCGGCCGCCGTTCCGTCGGGAGTCGTAGTGCTGCGGCTGGACTGCGCGGTCGAGGGCGTCGGCGTGGATCCGCTGCGGCCGCCGCTGCTCTGGGAGGCCTGGGACGGCAGCGCCTGGACGGTCTGCGAGGTCGAGAAGGACGACACCGGTGGCTTCAACCGGTCCGGAGAGCTGATCCTGCACCTTCCCGAGGGACATACCCCGGCCGTCGTCGTGCGCCGGACCGGCGGCTGGCTGCGCTGCCGCCTGGTGGAGGCCACCCCAGGGCAGCCCACTTATATGGCGTCTCCGGTGGTGCGCCGGATCACGGCGTTCACGATCGGCGCGACCGTCGGGGCGGTCCACGCCGAGACCGTGACCGACGAGGTGCTCGGCCCGGCCGAAGGCGTACCCGGACAGACCTTCACGGTGAGCCGCCCACCGGTGGTGCCCGGCGACTTCGTCGTCGAGGTCGCGGATCCGGCGGAGGGCCCGCAGGGCACGGAGTGGACCCGCGTCGACGACTTCGCGCACTCCGGACCCGACGACCGGCACATCACGCTCGACCCCAACTCGGGCCGGGTCGAATTCGGTCCGGCGGTACGGGAACGGGACGGCTCCATCCGCTACTACGGCGCGGTACCGCCGAAGGGCGCCACCGTCCGCGTGCGTTCGTACCGCACCGGCGGTGGACTGCGCGGCAACGTCGCCCGCTCCACGCTCCGGGTGCTGCGCAGCGCCATCCCGTACGTGGCCCGGGTGGAGAACCGACGTCCCGCGCTCGGCGGAGTCGACGGCGAGACGGTGGACAGCGCACGGGTACGCGGGCCGATGACCCTGCGGACCCTGCACCGGGCCGTCGTACCGCACGACTACGAACTGCTGGCCCGCGAGGTCGCCCCCGACGCGTCCAGAGTGCAGTGCATTCCGGCCGGCGGCGACTCGGACGTCGAGGCGGGCGGGGTGCGGCTGCTCGTCGTACCGGCCGGACGCAGCGACGAGCAGGGCCGGATCCAGTTCAACGAGCTCATCCCGCCGCAGCACACCCTCGCCCTGATCGCGGGCCATCTGGACGAACGGCGGCCCATCGGCGCCCGGTTGGTGGTCGAACCGCCCTACTACCAGGGGGTCACCGTGGTCGCCACGGTCCAGGCCCGCAGAGGCGCCGTGCTGGAACGGGTACGCGAGGAGGCGCTGGCAGCCCTCTACAGCTACTTCAACCCGCTGAGCGGCGGACCCGGCGGCGAGGGCTGGCCGTTCGGCCGCCCGATCCAGTCGGGCGAGGCGTTCGCCGTACTGCAACAGGTGCCGGGGGTGGATCTGGTGGAGGACGTACGCCTCTTCCCCGCGGACCCCGTGACCGGGCAGCGCGGCGAACCCACCACCAAGATCGCACTGGACCGGCACGCACTGGTCTTCAGTTTCGAGCACCAGCTCCGGGTACGGGAGGCCTGA
- a CDS encoding phage tail protein, translated as MRTAVTGLPTPHPLIEQLPAVYLEQDFLQRFLAALDDVLAPILLSIDNLPAHLDPRSAPEDFLAWLAQWVAVDTRADRPVEQRRAAVRGAVERHSRRGTRRGLAEAVFLETGIEPDIVESGGTAWSSRPHTQFPGGPRPWVTVRVRSSQPYQVDRVRLEELIRTEIPAHVGFDLEVS; from the coding sequence ATGCGCACAGCCGTGACCGGCCTGCCGACACCGCACCCGCTGATCGAGCAGCTCCCGGCGGTCTATCTGGAGCAGGACTTCCTGCAACGGTTCCTCGCGGCGCTCGACGACGTACTCGCCCCGATCCTGCTCTCCATCGACAATCTGCCTGCCCATCTCGACCCGCGCAGCGCGCCGGAGGACTTCCTGGCCTGGCTGGCCCAGTGGGTGGCCGTCGACACCCGCGCGGACCGCCCGGTCGAGCAGCGGCGCGCGGCGGTAAGAGGCGCGGTCGAACGGCACAGCAGGCGCGGTACCAGGCGTGGGCTGGCGGAGGCGGTCTTCCTGGAGACCGGGATCGAGCCGGACATCGTCGAGAGCGGCGGCACGGCGTGGTCGTCGAGGCCGCACACACAGTTCCCGGGCGGCCCGCGGCCGTGGGTGACGGTCCGGGTCCGGTCCTCGCAGCCGTACCAGGTCGACCGGGTGCGGCTGGAGGAGCTGATCCGTACGGAGATACCGGCGCATGTGGGCTTCGACCTGGAGGTCTCGTGA
- a CDS encoding diaminopimelate decarboxylase, translating to MTSGSAARSAVEQRGTRRAAALTRAVEDGLLGPRSPVVGLLDVDGVLAAVDALNEAFQGPAPVRHTFAAKACGLVPVLRLLAEAGMGCEVASPGELQQALAAGFTYDRLVFDSPAKTVEELEFALTHGIAINLDNFQEMARVDRLLAGRPAAGPIGLRVNPQVGAGAIDAMSTATATSKFGVALRDPGAVDEVIDAFARRPWLNRLHAHVGSQGCPLPLIADGIRVAYDLAERINAQLGRVQITGLDIGGGLPVNFDSEDDRPTYADYVTELRGAVPGLFDGRYTLITEFGRSLLAKSGTVATVVEYTKSAGGRQIAVTHAGAQVATRTVFMPGAWPLRVGVFDAAGRPKQGPTEIADIAGPCCFAGDLTATGRELPVIEPGDVVALHDTGAYYFSSHFSYNSLPRPAVYGYRTGADGRVHFALVREAQSVREVVEESGLAQAGALVALRAE from the coding sequence ATGACTTCCGGTTCGGCAGCCCGCTCGGCGGTCGAGCAGCGCGGTACCCGGCGTGCGGCGGCGCTGACGCGTGCCGTCGAGGACGGGCTGCTCGGTCCGCGCTCGCCCGTGGTCGGCCTGCTCGACGTGGACGGTGTGCTCGCCGCCGTCGACGCGCTGAACGAGGCGTTCCAAGGACCCGCCCCGGTACGGCACACGTTCGCGGCCAAGGCGTGCGGACTGGTGCCCGTGCTGCGGCTGCTCGCCGAGGCCGGGATGGGCTGCGAGGTGGCCTCGCCCGGTGAACTGCAACAGGCGCTGGCGGCCGGGTTCACGTACGACCGGCTGGTCTTCGACAGCCCCGCGAAGACGGTCGAGGAGCTGGAGTTCGCCCTCACCCATGGCATCGCGATCAACCTGGACAACTTCCAGGAGATGGCCCGCGTCGACCGTCTGCTGGCCGGGCGACCGGCCGCCGGGCCGATCGGGCTGCGGGTGAACCCCCAGGTGGGGGCGGGTGCCATCGACGCGATGAGCACCGCGACGGCGACCTCGAAGTTCGGCGTCGCACTGCGCGATCCGGGAGCGGTCGACGAGGTGATCGACGCCTTCGCGCGCCGGCCGTGGCTCAACCGCCTGCACGCACACGTCGGTTCCCAGGGCTGCCCCCTGCCCCTCATCGCCGACGGCATCCGCGTCGCGTACGACCTGGCCGAGCGCATCAACGCACAGCTGGGCCGCGTGCAGATCACCGGGCTCGACATCGGCGGCGGCCTGCCCGTCAACTTCGACAGCGAGGACGACCGCCCGACGTACGCCGATTACGTCACCGAGCTCCGCGGCGCCGTACCCGGTCTGTTCGACGGGCGCTACACCCTGATCACGGAGTTCGGCCGTTCCCTGCTGGCCAAGAGCGGAACAGTCGCAACGGTCGTGGAATACACCAAGTCCGCCGGAGGGCGGCAGATCGCGGTAACGCACGCGGGGGCCCAGGTGGCCACCCGTACGGTGTTCATGCCCGGCGCCTGGCCGCTCCGCGTCGGGGTGTTCGACGCCGCGGGCCGCCCCAAGCAGGGCCCGACCGAGATCGCCGACATCGCGGGCCCGTGCTGTTTCGCGGGGGACCTGACCGCGACCGGGCGCGAGCTCCCGGTCATCGAGCCCGGCGACGTGGTGGCGCTCCATGACACCGGGGCGTACTACTTCTCGTCGCACTTCTCATACAACTCGCTGCCGCGGCCCGCCGTGTACGGCTACCGGACGGGTGCCGACGGGCGGGTGCACTTCGCGCTCGTACGCGAGGCGCAGAGCGTGCGCGAGGTCGTCGAGGAGAGCGGCCTCGCGCAGGCGGGCGCACTGGTGGCCCTGCGCGCGGAGTGA
- a CDS encoding NAD(P)/FAD-dependent oxidoreductase — MSGDGALALLRREGRIVIVGASLAGLRAAETLRKEGFTGSLTLIGDEPHEPYDRPPLSKQVLLGHATADRTALPRRLALDAHWRLGVAATGLDMAARRVRLADGDEVEYDRLLIATGVHARPWPHETEADLDGVFVLRTRDDAARLQRRLAASPRRVLVIGAGFTGSEIASACRERGLPVTVAERGAAPLVGALGGVIGRAAAELQREHGVDLRCGIMVTALEGDPVGRLRRAHLSDGTTIDTDIAVVSLGATRNTEWLAGSGLGAGPRGIACDAGCRAFDVRGIVTDDVFVAGDVARSPHALFGYQFLSLEHWGNAVAQAETAAHNMISSSSERRPHLWMPAFWSAQFGVNIKSVGVPSLGEEVIVAQGSLSDRRFTCVYGYQGRVIAAVTFDQTKWLEFYQRQIESAAPFPPDYPSVDRRPEGLRPVPAEFPDPSLPTHGPSVTVSGYSPTDQRITFVPAHA, encoded by the coding sequence GTGTCCGGTGACGGCGCTCTGGCACTGCTGAGGCGCGAGGGACGGATCGTGATCGTCGGCGCTTCTCTGGCCGGTCTCCGGGCTGCCGAGACCCTGCGGAAGGAGGGCTTCACCGGTTCGCTCACGCTGATCGGCGACGAGCCCCACGAACCGTACGACCGGCCGCCGCTCTCCAAACAGGTCCTGCTGGGCCACGCGACCGCCGATCGCACCGCGCTGCCCCGGCGTCTGGCGCTCGACGCGCACTGGCGGCTCGGTGTCGCCGCCACCGGGCTGGACATGGCGGCCAGGCGGGTGCGGCTGGCCGACGGGGACGAAGTGGAGTACGACCGGCTGCTGATCGCCACCGGCGTTCATGCCCGGCCCTGGCCGCACGAGACCGAGGCCGACCTGGACGGGGTCTTCGTACTGCGTACGCGTGACGACGCGGCCCGGCTGCAGCGGCGGCTGGCGGCATCGCCCCGCCGGGTGCTCGTCATCGGCGCCGGATTCACCGGTTCGGAGATCGCTTCGGCCTGCCGCGAGCGCGGGCTGCCGGTGACCGTCGCCGAACGCGGTGCGGCGCCACTCGTGGGCGCGCTCGGCGGGGTGATCGGCCGGGCGGCCGCGGAGCTGCAGCGCGAGCACGGCGTGGACCTGCGCTGCGGGATCATGGTCACGGCCCTGGAGGGCGACCCGGTAGGACGCCTGCGGCGCGCCCATCTGTCCGACGGCACCACCATCGACACCGACATCGCGGTGGTCTCGCTCGGCGCGACGCGGAACACCGAGTGGCTGGCCGGATCCGGGCTGGGCGCCGGACCGCGCGGAATCGCCTGCGACGCCGGATGCCGGGCCTTCGACGTCCGCGGGATCGTGACCGACGACGTCTTCGTCGCCGGTGACGTGGCACGGTCCCCGCACGCGCTGTTCGGGTACCAGTTCCTGTCGCTCGAACACTGGGGCAACGCCGTCGCACAGGCCGAGACCGCGGCGCACAACATGATCAGCAGCAGCTCGGAGCGCCGCCCGCACCTGTGGATGCCGGCCTTCTGGTCCGCCCAGTTCGGGGTCAACATCAAGTCGGTCGGCGTCCCGTCCCTGGGCGAGGAGGTCATCGTCGCCCAGGGGTCGCTCTCCGACCGCCGCTTCACGTGTGTGTACGGATACCAGGGCCGTGTCATCGCCGCTGTCACCTTCGACCAGACGAAGTGGCTGGAGTTCTACCAGCGGCAGATCGAGTCGGCTGCGCCGTTCCCGCCCGACTACCCCTCGGTGGACCGCCGTCCCGAGGGTCTGCGGCCGGTCCCGGCCGAATTCCCGGACCCCTCCCTGCCCACCCATGGGCCGTCCGTCACCGTGAGCGGCTACTCACCGACCGACCAGCGGATCACCTTCGTCCCCGCACACGCCTGA
- a CDS encoding helix-turn-helix domain-containing protein: MPTHEPDRRDTGPSLERILGLIAPGMLDVVVAPRGTGVPVTDVVLHDPGEERDDDARVASGLLLLAVGVEVASPEAIDVLRDADRAGAAAVVMRRGSRGPRAALVEAAGQGRTALLTRRQGHGWTEVLGRLRTALVHSAPAFSTTESAGPDGVGGLRLGDLSGLANTVADLVGGAITIEDPQSRVLAYSRMDHEPDPMRRLTILGQEVPRWRVDELRESGFFRALWSTDDVVRRPADDRSAERLAIAVRHGSEVLGSIWAAADGRPLTEGAAAALRTAARAAVPHLSHHRTWGRAAARAREEAVHALLDGAAHASQAAHDAGIAAEGPYAVMVAEAYDSRAGGAASGGGTDSGTEQRVLDVLALQAAAYRPGCVTARSGRRLYVLVPASDGEADPARTLLATARSVPRSVVFAGAGPLAADLSGLPASREAAELVVRVLRERAARLPVAEVESAVAAFGEVVADTSVLRVLDRVEPLWKSLSGPVHAMVEHDRAHGTEYGASVAAHLDAFGDTGTAARRLNVHPNTLRYRLRRARELFGVDLADPTVRLLADIGLRIAARRAHGSSSR; this comes from the coding sequence ATGCCGACGCATGAACCGGACCGGCGCGACACCGGGCCCTCGCTGGAGCGGATCCTCGGGCTGATCGCCCCCGGAATGCTCGATGTCGTCGTGGCGCCACGCGGTACCGGCGTGCCGGTGACCGATGTGGTGCTGCACGATCCCGGTGAGGAACGGGACGACGATGCCCGGGTGGCATCCGGGCTGCTCCTGCTCGCCGTCGGTGTGGAGGTCGCCTCGCCCGAGGCGATCGACGTGCTGCGCGACGCCGACCGGGCCGGAGCCGCCGCCGTGGTCATGCGACGGGGCAGTCGCGGGCCGCGGGCGGCCCTGGTGGAGGCGGCCGGTCAGGGGCGTACGGCGTTGCTGACCCGGCGGCAGGGGCATGGGTGGACAGAGGTGCTCGGTCGGTTGCGGACCGCTCTGGTGCACAGCGCCCCGGCCTTTTCCACCACCGAATCTGCAGGCCCCGACGGAGTGGGCGGGCTCCGGCTCGGCGATCTGTCCGGGCTGGCCAATACGGTGGCGGACCTGGTCGGCGGTGCCATCACGATCGAGGATCCGCAGTCGCGGGTGCTGGCCTACTCGCGGATGGACCACGAACCCGATCCGATGCGCCGGCTGACGATCCTCGGGCAGGAGGTCCCTCGCTGGCGGGTCGACGAACTGCGCGAGAGCGGCTTCTTCCGGGCGCTGTGGAGCACCGACGACGTGGTGCGCCGGCCCGCCGACGACCGGTCCGCCGAGCGGCTGGCCATCGCCGTGCGCCACGGGTCCGAGGTGCTCGGGTCCATCTGGGCCGCCGCCGACGGTCGGCCGCTCACCGAGGGTGCGGCAGCGGCGCTGCGCACGGCCGCCCGGGCCGCCGTACCGCATCTGTCCCACCATCGGACATGGGGCCGGGCGGCGGCCAGGGCACGGGAGGAGGCGGTGCACGCGCTCCTGGACGGGGCCGCGCACGCGTCGCAGGCCGCGCACGATGCCGGGATCGCGGCGGAGGGGCCGTACGCGGTGATGGTGGCGGAGGCGTACGACAGCCGGGCAGGCGGCGCCGCATCCGGGGGCGGCACCGACAGCGGCACCGAGCAGCGGGTTCTGGATGTGCTCGCGCTGCAGGCCGCCGCGTACCGGCCGGGGTGCGTGACCGCGCGGTCCGGGCGGCGGCTGTACGTCCTGGTCCCTGCGAGCGACGGTGAGGCCGATCCGGCGCGCACCCTGCTGGCGACGGCCCGCTCGGTGCCACGCAGTGTGGTGTTCGCGGGCGCCGGGCCATTGGCGGCGGACCTGTCGGGGCTGCCCGCGTCGCGGGAGGCCGCGGAGCTGGTGGTGCGGGTGCTGCGGGAGCGGGCTGCGAGGCTGCCCGTCGCGGAGGTGGAGTCGGCGGTGGCGGCGTTCGGCGAAGTGGTCGCCGACACGTCGGTGCTCCGGGTGCTCGACCGGGTCGAGCCGTTGTGGAAGTCGCTGTCGGGGCCCGTACACGCGATGGTGGAGCACGACCGCGCACACGGTACGGAGTACGGCGCGTCGGTCGCCGCCCACCTCGACGCGTTCGGCGACACGGGCACGGCCGCGCGGCGCCTGAATGTGCACCCCAACACCTTGCGGTACCGGTTGCGCCGGGCCCGGGAGCTGTTCGGCGTCGATCTGGCCGACCCGACCGTACGGCTCCTCGCGGACATCGGGCTGCGCATCGCGGCTCGCAGAGCGCACGGGTCGAGCAGCCGTTGA